A region from the Sandaracinus amylolyticus genome encodes:
- a CDS encoding VanW family protein: MRPRESTSGNARPRARVVGGLACLLVASALAGLALAQHEPVRAAVPDATVRIAGAEITDGADAGTIAADVARAWGEQPIALRIGEERVEGTRASFGGRIDAAALTARIEQARDPASLMRRLHAQLSTAAPLELPVDVRVDATSTLAMLLERKDHLDVRPRDARIEPRTGAIVPEREGLTLDVHGTLDALADAMRSGAPEASARILRERPRRTARDLANVRLDATLGSFETRYSTSPDAAARTHNLRVAAARLDGLVLMPGETLDFNDVVGERNEANGFRPAPQIAAGELVDGIGGGTCQIAGTLHAAAFFAGLPIVERSPHSRPSTYIWMGLDAVVVYARLNLRFTNDLPFPIALAMSVEGGVVRAEIRGASSGRLVSFARRIDSIAPFRERTEEDASLPAGVRVLDQRGVPGFTVVRDRVIRDVERNQARRQRIEDVYPPTDQIWRVGTGPAAPAGYVAEAGDDHPEYTTDEYLVATQGAGVEGTEITRRGGVSTQAGWTQSYVAPR; this comes from the coding sequence ATGCGCCCGCGCGAGAGCACGAGCGGCAACGCACGACCGCGAGCACGCGTCGTGGGCGGGCTCGCGTGTCTGCTCGTCGCGAGCGCGCTCGCCGGCCTCGCGCTCGCGCAGCACGAGCCCGTGCGCGCCGCCGTCCCCGACGCGACCGTTCGCATCGCAGGCGCGGAGATCACGGACGGCGCCGACGCCGGCACGATCGCGGCCGACGTCGCGCGCGCGTGGGGCGAGCAGCCGATCGCGCTGCGCATCGGCGAGGAGCGCGTCGAGGGGACGCGCGCATCGTTCGGCGGTCGCATCGACGCCGCCGCGCTCACCGCGCGCATCGAGCAGGCGCGCGACCCGGCGTCGCTGATGCGACGGCTGCACGCGCAGCTCTCGACCGCTGCGCCGCTCGAGCTGCCGGTCGACGTGCGCGTCGACGCGACGAGCACGCTCGCGATGCTCCTCGAGCGCAAGGATCACCTCGACGTGCGCCCGCGCGACGCGCGCATCGAGCCCCGCACCGGCGCGATCGTGCCCGAGCGCGAGGGCCTCACGCTCGACGTGCACGGCACGCTCGACGCGCTCGCGGACGCGATGCGCAGCGGCGCGCCGGAAGCGAGCGCGCGCATCCTCCGCGAGCGCCCGCGCCGCACCGCGCGCGACCTCGCGAACGTGCGGCTCGACGCGACGCTCGGCTCCTTCGAGACGCGCTACAGCACGTCGCCCGACGCCGCCGCGCGCACCCACAACCTCCGCGTCGCCGCGGCGCGCCTCGACGGCCTCGTGCTGATGCCCGGCGAGACCCTCGACTTCAACGACGTCGTCGGCGAGCGCAACGAGGCGAACGGCTTCCGCCCTGCCCCGCAGATCGCGGCCGGCGAGCTCGTCGACGGCATCGGAGGCGGCACCTGCCAGATCGCGGGCACGCTCCACGCCGCCGCGTTCTTCGCGGGCCTGCCGATCGTCGAGCGCTCGCCCCACAGCCGGCCGAGCACGTACATCTGGATGGGCCTCGACGCCGTCGTCGTGTACGCGCGGCTCAACCTCCGCTTCACGAACGATCTCCCGTTCCCGATCGCGCTCGCGATGAGCGTCGAGGGCGGCGTGGTGCGCGCGGAGATCCGCGGCGCGTCGTCGGGCCGTCTCGTCTCGTTCGCGCGACGCATCGACTCGATCGCGCCGTTCCGCGAGCGCACCGAAGAAGACGCGTCGCTGCCCGCCGGCGTCCGCGTGCTCGATCAGCGCGGCGTGCCCGGCTTCACCGTCGTGCGCGACCGCGTGATCCGCGACGTCGAGCGCAACCAGGCGCGCCGCCAGCGCATCGAGGACGTGTACCCGCCGACCGATCAGATCTGGCGCGTCGGCACCGGCCCCGCGGCGCCCGCGGGCTACGTCGCGGAGGCCGGCGACGATCACCCGGAGTACACGACCGACGAGTACCTCGTCGCGACGCAAGGCGCGGGCGTCGAGGGCACGGAGATCACCCGCCGCGGCGGCGTCAGCACGCAGGCGGGCTGGACCCAGAGCTACGTCGCGCCGCGTTGA
- a CDS encoding L-threonylcarbamoyladenylate synthase has translation MPRLEINRQHPEPRKIERAVSILRDDGVLAYPTDTVYGLGCSITSKKAVERIYRMKRMKPDQPLAFICPDLGDLAKYAIVDDRTYRLMRRLTPGPYCFILEATREVPRILQMKRKTVGIRVPHDEVALALVRALGNPIVSTTAAIEGQPLIDPAEIDETFPGIDLILDGGFGGLTPSTVLDLTGRDIVVVREGAGPVDAL, from the coding sequence ATGCCGCGCCTCGAGATCAACCGGCAGCACCCCGAGCCGCGCAAGATCGAGCGCGCCGTCTCGATCCTGCGCGACGACGGCGTGCTCGCGTACCCGACCGACACGGTGTACGGGCTCGGGTGCAGCATCACGAGCAAGAAGGCGGTCGAGCGCATCTACCGCATGAAGCGGATGAAGCCCGATCAGCCGCTCGCGTTCATCTGCCCCGATCTCGGAGACCTCGCGAAGTACGCGATCGTCGACGACCGCACGTATCGCCTGATGCGGCGGCTCACGCCCGGCCCGTACTGCTTCATCCTCGAGGCGACGCGCGAGGTGCCGCGCATCCTCCAGATGAAGCGCAAGACGGTCGGCATCCGCGTGCCGCACGACGAGGTCGCGCTCGCGCTCGTGCGCGCGCTCGGCAATCCGATCGTGAGCACCACCGCGGCGATCGAAGGTCAGCCGCTGATCGATCCCGCGGAGATCGACGAGACGTTCCCGGGGATCGATCTGATCCTCGACGGCGGGTTCGGGGGGCTCACGCCGTCGACGGTGCTCGACCTCACCGGGCGCGACATCGTCGTGGTGCGCGAGGGCGCCGGCCCCGTCGACGCGCTCTGA
- a CDS encoding DNA-3-methyladenine glycosylase — protein sequence MSARLTQAFFAREVEIVARDLLGRHLVRDRGTPDEVVLRITETEAYGGPEDTASHCRAGRTARNAPMWGPPGHAYVYVCYGLHQMLNLVTGEEGRGQAVLIRSCELVSGGEIVRARRRMDRDAPALLAGPGKVGAALALDRSFSGASLFDEGALEAHEGTPIVDRDVLVGPRVGVDYANARDRAAKKRFAIAGSRWVTHANSLRRARSR from the coding sequence GTGAGCGCGCGACTGACGCAGGCGTTCTTCGCGCGCGAGGTCGAGATCGTCGCGCGCGATCTCCTCGGACGTCATCTCGTGCGCGATCGCGGCACGCCCGACGAGGTCGTGTTGCGCATCACCGAGACCGAGGCGTACGGCGGGCCCGAGGACACCGCGAGCCACTGCCGCGCCGGGCGCACCGCGCGCAACGCGCCGATGTGGGGGCCGCCCGGGCACGCGTACGTCTACGTCTGCTACGGGCTGCACCAGATGCTCAACCTCGTGACCGGCGAGGAAGGGCGCGGACAAGCCGTGCTGATCCGATCGTGCGAGCTCGTCTCGGGCGGCGAGATCGTGCGCGCGCGCCGGCGGATGGATCGCGACGCACCGGCGCTGCTCGCCGGACCGGGCAAGGTGGGCGCGGCGCTCGCGCTCGATCGCAGCTTCTCCGGCGCGTCGCTCTTCGACGAGGGCGCGCTCGAGGCGCACGAGGGGACACCGATCGTCGATCGCGACGTGCTCGTCGGTCCTCGCGTCGGCGTCGACTACGCGAACGCGCGCGATCGCGCCGCGAAGAAGCGCTTCGCCATCGCCGGCTCGCGCTGGGTCACGCACGCCAATTCGTTGCGGCGCGCACGTTCGCGCTAG
- the apaG gene encoding Co2+/Mg2+ efflux protein ApaG has product MQPTTTSTAITDGIRITVTSRYLAEQSTPLAHRYVWAYTVRITNEGGSAAKLLSRHWIITDARGKIEEVKGPGVVGEQPHLAPGQSFQYTSGCMLATSRGAMRGTYQMVRDDGGGFDAEIATFALELPLTLN; this is encoded by the coding sequence GTGCAGCCGACGACGACCTCGACCGCGATCACCGACGGCATCCGCATCACCGTGACGAGCCGCTATCTCGCCGAGCAGTCGACGCCGCTCGCGCATCGCTACGTGTGGGCCTACACGGTGCGGATCACGAACGAGGGCGGCAGCGCGGCGAAGCTCCTCAGCCGCCACTGGATCATCACCGACGCGCGCGGGAAGATCGAAGAGGTGAAGGGCCCGGGCGTCGTCGGCGAGCAGCCGCACCTCGCGCCCGGACAGTCGTTCCAGTACACGAGCGGCTGCATGCTCGCGACGTCGCGCGGCGCGATGCGCGGCACCTATCAGATGGTGCGCGACGACGGCGGCGGGTTCGACGCGGAGATCGCGACGTTCGCGCTCGAGCTGCCGCTCACCTTGAACTGA
- a CDS encoding DUF2849 domain-containing protein encodes MADKIERTLFVITGNRLADGRVVYLRGDQTWGSDFDAADQLDDAARRDELVAWAQREHKLVVTGIYAFDVGVTTSGARVLSARERLRAAGEVSVRRRLRVGVEA; translated from the coding sequence GTGGCGGACAAGATCGAGCGGACCCTCTTCGTGATCACGGGCAACCGGCTCGCCGACGGGCGCGTCGTGTACCTCCGCGGCGACCAGACGTGGGGCAGCGACTTCGACGCCGCCGATCAGCTCGACGATGCCGCGCGCCGCGACGAGCTCGTCGCGTGGGCGCAGCGCGAGCACAAGCTCGTCGTCACCGGTATCTACGCGTTCGACGTCGGCGTGACCACGAGCGGCGCGCGCGTGCTGAGCGCGCGCGAGCGACTGCGCGCCGCGGGCGAGGTCAGCGTGAGGCGGCGTCTCCGCGTCGGCGTCGAGGCCTGA
- a CDS encoding macro domain-containing protein has translation MDILMIQASAYELPTSRRVGVVAHDGATDTRLWPGPGADRELLSQYGNDLQSNLERELDKVPDEELPIGGLMRLHPGRLHCDFLVWIATRPPEDAGRQAQAPDRATIENAVRAVLDFVAERHVIRVAFPALGAGPGALEDAERLAIIARACSQWYEQRFASGKSTGIEEVLICDPRLSVVTSARRMVSQLVKAPPPEPRPAASAPPKPERRAASGGGSSKPRAAATPKKPRLDENELAHARATAKPWDRATRYQPGDWFVHAKFGFGRVHELTPEGFIVVLFEDGETRKLVHAR, from the coding sequence ATGGACATCCTGATGATCCAGGCGTCCGCCTACGAGCTCCCGACCTCGCGCCGCGTCGGCGTCGTCGCACACGACGGTGCGACGGACACGCGGCTCTGGCCCGGGCCCGGCGCGGATCGCGAGCTGCTCTCGCAGTACGGCAACGACCTGCAGTCGAACCTCGAGCGCGAGCTCGACAAGGTGCCGGACGAAGAGCTTCCGATCGGCGGTCTGATGCGCCTGCATCCGGGTCGTCTGCACTGCGACTTCCTCGTGTGGATCGCGACGCGTCCGCCCGAGGACGCGGGACGTCAGGCGCAGGCGCCGGATCGCGCGACGATCGAGAACGCGGTGCGCGCGGTGCTCGACTTCGTGGCGGAGCGTCACGTCATCCGCGTCGCGTTCCCCGCGCTCGGCGCCGGACCGGGCGCGCTCGAGGACGCCGAGCGCCTCGCGATCATCGCGCGTGCGTGCAGCCAGTGGTACGAGCAGCGTTTCGCGAGCGGGAAGTCGACCGGCATCGAGGAAGTGCTGATCTGCGATCCGCGCCTCTCGGTCGTGACCTCGGCGCGCCGCATGGTCTCGCAGCTCGTGAAGGCCCCGCCTCCCGAGCCGCGCCCCGCGGCGAGCGCGCCGCCGAAGCCCGAGCGTCGTGCCGCGAGCGGCGGTGGCAGCAGCAAGCCGCGCGCGGCGGCGACGCCGAAGAAGCCGCGCCTCGACGAGAACGAGCTCGCGCATGCGCGCGCGACGGCGAAGCCGTGGGATCGCGCGACGCGCTATCAGCCGGGTGACTGGTTCGTGCACGCGAAGTTCGGCTTCGGTCGCGTCCACGAGCTCACGCCCGAAGGGTTCATCGTCGTGCTCTTCGAGGACGGCGAGACCCGCAAGCTCGTGCACGCGCGCTGA
- the coaBC gene encoding bifunctional phosphopantothenoylcysteine decarboxylase/phosphopantothenate--cysteine ligase CoaBC yields the protein MISGRRIVLGVGGGIAAYKAVVLARELLRRGAQLRVVMTDSATRFVGPVTFTGITGAPPVIDLWDAKYAGEIHVELAAWGEAIVVAPATANLLARMASGIADDALSATLLCSDKRVLVAPAMHHRMWSHAATRRNVARLREDGVLFAGPVSGPLASGEEGMGRMAEPDAIADALEVLFRETRDLSGHTVLISAGPTLEPVDPVRFLGNRSSGRMGYAIAERARQRGARVILVSGPVALAAPQGVERVSVRTAIEMQEAITSRLPDCDAVIMAAAVADFRPREAAVHKLKKLEGEETRVIELVRNPDILADLGASRRGARPVLVGFAVETENLVAAARTKLETKKVDLVVANHASVAFEGDDNEATLVTRDDEESTGRVSKHALADRILDRVHALLER from the coding sequence GTGATCTCCGGTCGTCGCATCGTGCTCGGCGTCGGCGGTGGCATCGCCGCGTACAAGGCCGTGGTGCTCGCGCGCGAGCTGCTCCGTCGTGGCGCGCAGCTGCGCGTCGTCATGACCGACTCGGCGACGCGCTTCGTCGGTCCGGTCACGTTCACCGGGATCACGGGCGCGCCGCCCGTGATCGATCTCTGGGACGCGAAGTACGCCGGCGAGATCCACGTCGAGCTCGCGGCGTGGGGCGAGGCGATCGTCGTCGCGCCCGCGACCGCGAACCTGCTCGCGCGCATGGCCTCGGGCATCGCCGACGACGCGCTCTCGGCGACGCTCCTCTGCAGCGACAAGCGCGTGCTGGTCGCGCCCGCGATGCACCACCGCATGTGGTCGCACGCCGCGACGCGCCGCAACGTCGCGCGACTGCGCGAGGACGGCGTGCTCTTCGCCGGCCCGGTGTCGGGCCCGCTCGCGAGCGGTGAAGAGGGCATGGGCCGCATGGCCGAGCCCGACGCGATCGCCGATGCGCTCGAGGTGCTGTTCCGCGAGACGCGCGACCTCTCGGGCCACACCGTCCTGATCTCCGCGGGCCCCACGCTCGAGCCGGTCGATCCCGTGCGCTTCCTCGGCAACCGGTCGAGCGGACGGATGGGCTACGCGATCGCCGAGCGCGCGCGACAGCGCGGCGCGCGCGTGATCCTCGTGAGCGGCCCGGTCGCGCTCGCCGCGCCGCAGGGCGTCGAGCGCGTCTCGGTGCGCACCGCGATCGAGATGCAGGAGGCGATCACGTCGCGCCTGCCCGACTGCGACGCGGTGATCATGGCGGCCGCCGTCGCCGACTTCCGCCCGCGCGAGGCCGCGGTGCACAAGCTGAAGAAGCTCGAGGGCGAAGAGACGCGCGTCATCGAGCTCGTCCGCAACCCCGACATCCTCGCGGACCTCGGCGCGTCGAGGCGCGGCGCGCGCCCGGTGCTCGTCGGCTTCGCGGTGGAGACCGAGAACCTCGTCGCGGCCGCGCGCACGAAGCTCGAGACCAAGAAGGTCGACCTCGTCGTCGCCAACCACGCGAGCGTCGCGTTCGAAGGCGACGACAACGAGGCGACGCTCGTCACGCGCGACGACGAAGAGAGCACCGGCCGCGTCAGCAAGCACGCGCTCGCCGATCGCATCCTCGATCGCGTCCACGCCCTGCTCGAGCGCTGA